The following coding sequences lie in one Candidatus Thermoplasmatota archaeon genomic window:
- a CDS encoding DUF998 domain-containing protein has product MSQKVGIVCGLAAIISFVALYSIAMSLDSGYVFGKNYLSDLGVSDGAWAFNAGVIIAGALFIPFAVFGLSPVLGNGRSPIVCTLLMAIAGLFLISIGIFTEDAGDIHGVVSYGFFLTMLVTLGVVAYSLCRSNSLGRFGYLVTLMVFMFGLAMLPVGGNPLSETLAVLSILLWGLLIGIALLVLDKDG; this is encoded by the coding sequence TTGTCTCAGAAGGTTGGCATCGTTTGTGGCCTGGCGGCTATCATTTCGTTCGTCGCCCTCTATTCAATCGCGATGTCACTTGACTCTGGCTACGTTTTTGGCAAGAACTACCTGAGCGACCTTGGTGTGAGCGATGGGGCGTGGGCGTTCAATGCAGGAGTCATCATAGCTGGAGCACTTTTCATACCCTTCGCGGTGTTTGGTCTCAGTCCAGTCCTGGGAAATGGCCGGTCGCCCATAGTCTGCACTCTATTGATGGCGATCGCCGGACTGTTCCTGATCAGCATCGGGATCTTCACAGAGGATGCCGGGGACATCCACGGCGTCGTCTCCTACGGGTTCTTCTTGACTATGCTGGTCACCCTCGGGGTAGTTGCTTACTCTCTATGTCGGTCGAACTCTCTCGGCAGATTCGGATACTTGGTCACGCTGATGGTGTTCATGTTCGGGCTGGCAATGCTCCCGGTGGGCGGAAACCCGCTCTCTGAGACGCTTGCCGTCTTGAGCATACTCCTCTGGGGCCTCCTGATTGGGATTGCGTTGTTGGTGTTGGACAAGGATGGCTAG
- a CDS encoding cation:proton antiporter codes for MMNEAELLLQLGSIMLLAFIAATLAGKLNQSVMIGYIIIGAFIGPKMSLEILGFEYHGLITDTTIIELLSYVGLVMLMFFVGLEFSFTKLKKTRTPAIILAVIDTSVGLFVGFIFASYLGWPLIDSIFLAGVIAMSSTSIAMKVLFDLKRMSSPEVEFLIGLVVVETFIAMVILAVASGMIVQPSANPMGYGQLLISIVAFYVFFVWIAMYAVPRVVKFFNKIENDELFILFALGIVFLTSGVAAVMNVPPIIGAFFIGMILAESKVSARIQSKLESFKDVFVAIFFTSFGMMIDPAMFGNVLWMVVLAVPLVLVYEAFVMSSISYFLGFSAKASTTIGTSMSGRGIESILYASVGSKVQGATMGAQLNPFAGTFCFVMSAITPPLVKHSAKFANGLTKLVPKSLQFSGAVISRTLGKAVMPSNLPMFKGARMTAILLAAFVGVCIASLMTQSFVHVLVALAGLVLAGGVFVEVRLEIAEIARHVNYSNIGVGTSNKETIVDLVSGLIFGAVLSVLLIVFSWTYMWQFSLMVVTAYFVAVVSLMMWSYGRLFSEDVDFPQKVYHIPRPPLVDVAEPMPDIPKPVYGIVKAAQQDFRL; via the coding sequence ATGATGAACGAGGCTGAACTGCTCCTCCAGCTTGGCTCGATAATGCTCCTCGCGTTCATAGCGGCGACGCTGGCGGGAAAACTCAACCAATCAGTCATGATAGGATACATCATCATAGGTGCGTTCATCGGTCCCAAGATGAGCCTCGAGATACTTGGGTTCGAATACCATGGCCTGATCACGGACACGACCATCATCGAGCTGCTTTCCTACGTCGGCCTCGTGATGTTGATGTTCTTCGTAGGTCTTGAGTTCTCGTTCACGAAGCTTAAGAAGACACGCACACCGGCAATAATACTGGCCGTGATCGACACGAGTGTCGGGCTCTTCGTCGGATTCATATTCGCATCTTACCTAGGATGGCCGCTGATAGACTCGATATTCCTGGCGGGCGTGATCGCGATGAGCAGCACCAGCATCGCCATGAAGGTGCTATTCGACCTGAAGAGGATGTCAAGCCCAGAAGTGGAGTTCCTCATCGGCTTGGTCGTCGTCGAGACCTTCATTGCGATGGTCATACTCGCAGTCGCAAGTGGCATGATCGTACAGCCTTCTGCGAATCCGATGGGCTATGGCCAGCTCCTTATCAGCATCGTTGCGTTCTACGTGTTCTTTGTTTGGATAGCGATGTACGCCGTACCGAGAGTCGTGAAGTTCTTCAACAAGATCGAGAACGATGAACTCTTCATACTGTTCGCACTCGGAATCGTCTTCCTGACCTCTGGCGTCGCGGCCGTGATGAATGTGCCACCCATCATCGGCGCCTTCTTCATAGGGATGATACTCGCCGAAAGCAAGGTCTCTGCCAGGATTCAGTCGAAGCTGGAATCGTTCAAGGACGTCTTCGTTGCGATATTCTTCACGTCCTTCGGGATGATGATAGACCCCGCGATGTTCGGGAATGTGCTCTGGATGGTGGTACTTGCAGTGCCGTTGGTGCTGGTTTACGAGGCATTCGTGATGTCCTCGATATCGTACTTCCTCGGGTTCTCAGCCAAGGCTTCGACGACCATCGGGACGAGCATGAGCGGGAGGGGCATCGAGTCGATCCTGTACGCCAGCGTCGGAAGCAAGGTTCAAGGAGCCACCATGGGCGCTCAGCTGAATCCCTTCGCCGGCACCTTCTGCTTCGTGATGAGTGCCATCACACCTCCACTGGTGAAGCACTCGGCGAAGTTCGCAAACGGTTTGACCAAGCTAGTCCCGAAGTCGCTCCAGTTCTCTGGGGCAGTGATTTCAAGGACGCTCGGGAAGGCCGTCATGCCTTCGAACTTGCCTATGTTCAAGGGCGCTAGGATGACGGCGATCCTCTTGGCGGCATTCGTCGGAGTGTGCATCGCCTCTCTGATGACTCAGTCATTCGTCCATGTGCTCGTGGCTCTCGCGGGGCTAGTTCTCGCGGGTGGCGTGTTCGTCGAGGTGCGCTTGGAGATTGCGGAGATTGCCCGGCATGTGAACTATTCCAACATAGGCGTTGGAACGAGCAACAAGGAGACAATCGTCGACCTCGTCTCCGGACTCATATTCGGAGCGGTCCTCTCAGTCCTCTTGATAGTCTTCAGCTGGACCTACATGTGGCAGTTCTCGCTCATGGTCGTCACTGCGTATTTCGTGGCCGTCGTCTCCCTGATGATGTGGTCGTATGGGAGACTGTTCTCCGAGGATGTCGATTTCCCGCAGAAGGTATATCACATTCCGAGGCCGCCCCTGGTGGACGTTGCCGAGCCGATGCCAGACATTCCAAAACCAGTCTACGGTATTGTGAAGGCCGCTCAGCAGGACTTCCGGCTCTGA
- a CDS encoding sodium:calcium antiporter, which produces MVHLEVLALLLAALAIIIVSCEIFTNGIEVLGMKLGLAETATGSVLAAVGTAMPETIVPLIAIFLGTAEQSEEIGQGAILGAPFMLGTLAMFVGGVAIWIGFKRGTRKGYLVLRKDHAERDMKYFMVMYCVALVTGLLSMQTFFDNGYINYGFAVALLAAYVIYLRKTLKDGTEEGENSCPALYMCRVCKVPEHGRLGFFLIALQVAAALLGIIIGAKMFVNEVENVSEAVGVPPIILAFLIAPIATELPEKFNSVSWYLRKKDTLGFGNITGAMVFQSSIPLSIGLLFTQWKLEPINIASILIALAASAWLFFSIRRKNGISYRVMLASGSLYIVYIVLLILFPPAVSA; this is translated from the coding sequence GTGGTCCACCTCGAAGTTCTTGCGCTGCTGCTAGCTGCACTGGCCATCATCATTGTAAGCTGCGAGATCTTCACGAACGGCATCGAAGTGCTCGGCATGAAGCTAGGTCTCGCAGAGACGGCCACCGGGAGCGTGTTGGCAGCCGTCGGGACGGCGATGCCTGAGACGATAGTCCCCTTGATAGCGATATTCCTAGGCACGGCTGAGCAGAGCGAGGAAATCGGCCAGGGTGCGATTCTGGGCGCACCTTTCATGTTGGGCACGCTAGCTATGTTCGTCGGCGGCGTCGCCATCTGGATCGGATTCAAGAGGGGCACAAGGAAGGGCTATTTAGTACTACGCAAGGATCATGCGGAGCGAGACATGAAGTACTTCATGGTGATGTACTGCGTGGCGCTTGTCACCGGCCTTCTGAGCATGCAGACCTTCTTCGACAATGGGTACATCAACTATGGCTTTGCAGTAGCACTCCTGGCGGCATATGTCATCTACCTTCGCAAGACCTTGAAGGACGGAACTGAGGAGGGAGAGAACTCCTGTCCCGCGCTCTACATGTGTCGAGTCTGCAAGGTGCCTGAGCACGGGCGTCTGGGATTCTTCCTTATCGCACTCCAGGTCGCTGCAGCGCTGCTAGGCATCATAATCGGAGCCAAGATGTTCGTCAACGAGGTCGAGAATGTATCCGAGGCAGTCGGTGTGCCTCCCATCATCCTCGCGTTCCTCATCGCGCCCATCGCCACTGAGCTCCCTGAGAAGTTCAACAGCGTCTCCTGGTACCTGCGCAAGAAGGATACCCTTGGGTTCGGGAACATCACGGGCGCCATGGTCTTCCAGAGCAGCATACCTCTGAGCATCGGACTTCTCTTCACCCAGTGGAAGCTCGAGCCGATCAACATCGCAAGCATACTCATCGCCCTCGCTGCTTCCGCGTGGCTGTTCTTCTCCATCCGGCGGAAAAACGGCATCAGCTATCGCGTCATGTTGGCCTCCGGCTCGTTGTACATCGTCTACATCGTGCTCTTGATACTCTTCCCACCGGCCGTTTCCGCCTAG
- a CDS encoding cation-translocating P-type ATPase: MATDAHWHAISIDDVEKTLITDVDNGLSKVEAQARLERYGPNVLVTEKKASPLRILLKQFSNILILILIVATALSAMMDELIDAIVILVIIVFVVVLGFLQEYRAERTLDALKRMLSQTCTVRREGSDSELSVSELVPGDLVALKAGDKVPADMRVTIAVDLRLDEASLTGESVPVVKTLDVLSRDMQVADRTNMVFTGTTIVHGRGRALVVATGMNTEFGKIAEALKSVVSEKTPLERRMSEIGRTISVLVLAIIVIVVSVELVEEYFIYGHIDPALIVKVLLFGIALAVAAVPEALPAVVTANLALGMRMMAKNNALIRKMHAVETLGCTQIICSDKTGTLTKGEMTIRRAYLGGSYFDVSGAGYELRGDVSIDGMPLDDGSRLSCVRLAIAAARCNDARLEEVNDKVVVRGDPTEGALIVFAEKLGLRRNEMNDAYRRISEVPFSSERKLMTVIDSTPENTLLVSMKGAPEMVLRCCTRTYASGSEIELSETEAKQIVQANDEMAARGLRVLAIADKRLPQTTSLANMASVEKDFTFLGLVGMIDPPRPEVKEAIQVVHSVGMKTIMITGDHKLTAMAIAKELGINDPDDMALTGEELERIGEKEFERIVEKVTVYARVSPSHKLRIVKAWQKKGCVVAMTGDGVNDAPALKSADIGISMGITGTDVTKEASDMVLADDNFATIVKAVEKGRWIYDNIKKYLAFLLQANLAEIAVLTICALFVLRLAGFEGDEILPLLPVHILYINLATDGLPAIALSFSPPDPDLMQRPPRKKNESVFTKDVKLFLVRALLVETPILIFAFVSALPEGIDSARTRLFLTFVFVELAMALNCRSLRFTLARARPHKWLLLAVAWEALLIVIILAIAPARAALHLTLPTLDDVAWIVVGMSATFIVVEAMKRYVVLDSEMSDSGRGNCIRDS; this comes from the coding sequence ATGGCAACAGATGCACATTGGCACGCAATCAGTATCGATGATGTGGAGAAGACCCTTATCACCGATGTCGACAACGGCCTGTCTAAGGTTGAGGCTCAAGCTAGGCTCGAGAGGTATGGCCCTAATGTATTGGTGACGGAGAAGAAGGCTTCACCGCTGCGAATACTACTCAAGCAGTTTTCGAATATCTTGATTCTGATCCTAATTGTTGCGACAGCTCTTTCCGCCATGATGGATGAATTGATCGACGCAATTGTGATACTAGTCATAATCGTGTTCGTTGTAGTGCTCGGCTTTCTCCAGGAGTACAGGGCCGAGAGAACTCTTGACGCCCTGAAGAGGATGCTCAGTCAGACATGCACAGTAAGAAGGGAGGGAAGTGATTCTGAACTATCGGTCAGCGAGCTTGTCCCGGGCGACCTCGTGGCCCTGAAAGCAGGCGACAAGGTGCCTGCCGATATGAGAGTCACAATTGCAGTCGACCTGCGCTTAGATGAAGCCTCCTTGACGGGCGAATCGGTTCCCGTTGTCAAGACGCTCGACGTCCTCTCGAGGGACATGCAGGTTGCGGACAGGACAAACATGGTTTTCACCGGGACCACAATCGTGCATGGTCGAGGCAGGGCCTTGGTGGTCGCAACTGGGATGAACACTGAATTCGGCAAGATAGCTGAAGCGCTCAAGAGCGTTGTCAGTGAGAAAACGCCTCTCGAACGGAGGATGAGCGAGATTGGGAGGACCATCAGCGTGTTGGTTCTAGCAATCATCGTGATAGTCGTGTCTGTCGAGCTCGTGGAGGAGTATTTCATATACGGTCATATCGACCCCGCGCTCATCGTCAAGGTTCTGCTATTCGGCATTGCATTGGCAGTCGCCGCGGTCCCTGAGGCGCTCCCCGCGGTCGTGACAGCCAACCTCGCTTTAGGGATGCGTATGATGGCGAAAAACAACGCCCTTATCAGAAAGATGCATGCCGTAGAGACCCTCGGTTGCACGCAAATCATCTGCTCAGACAAGACTGGCACATTGACGAAGGGGGAGATGACCATCAGGCGAGCATATCTCGGTGGGAGTTACTTTGACGTTTCGGGCGCCGGGTACGAGTTGCGTGGAGACGTGTCCATCGATGGGATGCCGCTAGATGATGGCAGTCGCCTCTCGTGTGTGAGATTGGCAATCGCGGCCGCGAGATGCAACGATGCTCGCCTGGAGGAGGTGAATGACAAGGTGGTGGTGAGAGGCGATCCGACCGAGGGCGCGCTGATAGTGTTCGCCGAGAAGCTCGGACTTCGGCGGAACGAGATGAACGATGCATATCGGCGCATCTCGGAGGTGCCGTTCAGCTCAGAGCGGAAGCTCATGACTGTCATCGATTCGACTCCTGAGAACACTCTCTTGGTGAGCATGAAAGGCGCTCCGGAAATGGTGCTTAGATGCTGCACGCGGACATATGCAAGCGGGTCCGAAATCGAGCTGTCCGAGACCGAGGCGAAGCAGATAGTGCAGGCCAACGACGAAATGGCCGCGCGCGGGCTCCGAGTCCTTGCCATCGCAGACAAGCGATTGCCGCAGACAACGTCTCTTGCCAACATGGCATCTGTCGAGAAGGATTTCACGTTTCTCGGCCTGGTGGGAATGATAGACCCTCCGAGACCCGAAGTCAAGGAAGCCATTCAGGTGGTTCACAGTGTTGGTATGAAGACAATCATGATCACTGGCGACCACAAGCTGACGGCGATGGCGATCGCGAAGGAGCTGGGAATAAACGATCCGGACGATATGGCCCTCACGGGAGAGGAACTGGAACGCATTGGCGAAAAGGAATTCGAGAGGATCGTTGAGAAGGTCACCGTCTACGCCCGTGTGTCCCCCTCCCACAAGCTCAGGATAGTCAAGGCCTGGCAGAAAAAGGGTTGCGTTGTTGCGATGACAGGCGATGGGGTGAACGACGCGCCTGCGTTGAAGAGTGCCGACATTGGCATCTCGATGGGTATCACAGGTACTGACGTCACCAAAGAGGCCTCGGACATGGTTCTGGCGGACGACAACTTCGCGACGATCGTGAAGGCGGTTGAGAAAGGTCGGTGGATCTATGACAACATCAAGAAGTACCTCGCGTTCCTCCTCCAGGCAAACCTTGCCGAGATTGCGGTCCTCACCATATGCGCGCTTTTCGTGTTGCGTCTCGCCGGTTTCGAGGGCGATGAAATCCTCCCATTGCTCCCAGTGCATATCCTTTACATCAATCTGGCCACAGATGGTCTTCCAGCCATCGCTCTGAGCTTCAGCCCGCCCGACCCCGACCTTATGCAGCGTCCTCCGCGCAAGAAGAACGAATCGGTCTTCACGAAGGACGTGAAGCTGTTTCTAGTCAGGGCACTGCTTGTCGAGACGCCAATCCTGATCTTCGCGTTCGTCAGCGCACTGCCTGAGGGCATCGATTCAGCGAGGACGAGACTGTTCCTCACATTCGTCTTTGTCGAACTGGCCATGGCCCTCAATTGCCGGTCGCTCAGGTTCACGTTGGCCAGGGCAAGACCCCACAAATGGCTGCTGTTGGCAGTTGCTTGGGAGGCGTTGCTGATAGTGATCATACTAGCAATTGCCCCTGCGAGGGCTGCTCTCCACCTAACTCTCCCGACTCTTGACGACGTCGCATGGATAGTCGTTGGGATGTCGGCCACGTTCATCGTAGTCGAGGCAATGAAGCGCTACGTCGTCCTCGACAGCGAGATGTCGGACAGCGGCAGAGGGAATTGCATACGTGATTCGTAG
- a CDS encoding threonylcarbamoyl-AMP synthase gives MSVDLCGTDPESIRKAGTVVRNGGLVAFPTETVYGLGADALNPIAVARIFEAKNRPTFDPLIVHLCSMADVKRLCTGIDRRATELIKAFWPGPLTLVLPKSSAVPGIVTAGLPTVAVRMPSHPVALALIRESRTPIAAPSANMFGRLSPTSASHVAEQLGSRIDLIVDGGRCPLGIESTIVDLSGDRASICRLGSLPVEDIEKVIGRVRITKPSATRPRAPGQLPRHYSPETPIRLVVSTRLEREFKGKKGVGYLSFKRPQKELPYKAVEVLSPTGDLREAAANLFACLHRLDEAGVDIILAEPVPEVGLGRAIMDRLRKASGKGTLQRRC, from the coding sequence ATGAGCGTGGATCTGTGCGGGACGGATCCCGAGTCAATTAGGAAGGCGGGAACCGTAGTCAGAAACGGCGGTCTTGTGGCGTTCCCCACGGAGACCGTATATGGACTTGGAGCTGATGCCCTGAACCCAATTGCGGTTGCGCGAATCTTCGAGGCAAAAAACAGGCCGACATTCGACCCGCTGATCGTGCACTTATGTTCCATGGCAGACGTGAAAAGGCTCTGCACTGGGATCGACAGGCGGGCGACGGAGCTGATCAAGGCTTTCTGGCCTGGGCCACTAACGCTGGTGCTCCCCAAGTCGTCAGCCGTTCCGGGGATAGTCACCGCTGGCCTCCCCACTGTGGCTGTCAGGATGCCATCCCATCCTGTTGCTCTAGCGCTAATAAGGGAGTCGAGGACTCCAATCGCCGCCCCCAGCGCGAACATGTTCGGACGGCTTAGCCCGACCTCTGCGTCCCACGTGGCAGAGCAACTGGGGAGCCGAATCGATCTGATAGTGGACGGTGGGAGGTGCCCGCTCGGGATAGAGTCGACCATCGTAGACCTATCGGGAGACCGCGCTAGCATATGTCGCCTCGGCAGCTTGCCAGTCGAGGATATCGAGAAGGTCATAGGCAGGGTGCGAATAACAAAGCCATCGGCGACAAGGCCGCGGGCACCCGGTCAACTGCCCCGACACTATTCGCCCGAGACTCCAATAAGGCTTGTTGTGTCGACACGCCTGGAAAGGGAATTCAAGGGCAAGAAAGGAGTCGGCTATCTCTCGTTCAAACGTCCCCAGAAGGAATTGCCCTACAAGGCTGTCGAAGTTCTTTCGCCCACGGGAGACCTGCGTGAGGCGGCTGCTAATCTGTTCGCCTGCCTTCACAGGCTTGACGAAGCTGGAGTGGACATCATTCTCGCCGAACCGGTTCCGGAAGTGGGACTGGGCAGGGCAATAATGGACCGGCTCAGAAAGGCGAGCGGTAAAGGAACCCTACAACGTCGTTGCTGA
- a CDS encoding MFS transporter has translation MLGLFKWSGFKTHWHLRVLYISTFLLRTAFGALLLLIAMYVPTSAAVDVGLDPGITQQSREDFATLLNVAIIAVPYPLAEMVTANYFGILSDRVGRKPVIVAGTALAAVIVGLYTLSNNVWYLAFMHGIHGIGAAATVAPAIAMIADHANSCDRGRQMGWFDYSTFLGYILGAVVGGFMIDLTGARIGFVIITALLIESAAMLYALVKSERPIVRSQHFGGLAELKRVFKVREVRLMFPIWLIIAILLGLAITYLPRIMLSEDVSGSTIGIMFAAAGVALGLLQPFWGKVSDIVGRIPVMAYGVFSIFGIVVMLVFFPDAAFDITDEGVDFKLLGMIPLAIMGLGAGAFVPAALALMADTSDVECYGATMGLYSFALGFGAFIAEGMGLGIIIASRGESAPTWLLYFAAALIGLAVVLMVSFFMTTIIKKCLVKARDEGP, from the coding sequence ATGCTCGGGCTCTTCAAGTGGAGCGGGTTCAAGACCCATTGGCACCTAAGGGTGCTGTACATCTCCACCTTCCTTCTTCGGACGGCTTTCGGCGCGCTTCTCCTGCTCATCGCGATGTATGTCCCGACCTCAGCCGCTGTCGACGTGGGATTGGATCCAGGGATTACCCAGCAGTCCCGGGAGGATTTCGCCACACTGTTGAACGTCGCTATCATAGCAGTTCCATATCCCCTCGCCGAGATGGTCACTGCCAACTACTTCGGGATCCTGAGCGACAGGGTCGGGAGGAAGCCAGTGATTGTAGCAGGGACCGCCTTGGCAGCAGTCATAGTCGGTCTGTACACTCTCTCGAATAATGTCTGGTATCTGGCGTTCATGCACGGGATACACGGAATTGGAGCGGCAGCGACCGTCGCTCCTGCCATCGCCATGATCGCCGATCATGCGAACTCGTGCGACCGCGGGAGACAGATGGGGTGGTTCGACTACTCCACCTTCCTAGGATACATCCTAGGTGCGGTCGTGGGCGGTTTCATGATTGATCTCACCGGTGCAAGGATCGGTTTCGTAATAATCACGGCCTTGCTCATTGAGTCCGCGGCGATGCTCTACGCGCTGGTGAAATCAGAGAGGCCCATCGTGAGAAGCCAGCACTTTGGCGGTCTTGCTGAACTGAAGCGTGTGTTCAAGGTGCGCGAGGTCCGCCTCATGTTCCCGATCTGGCTCATCATCGCGATCCTTTTGGGGCTCGCGATAACCTATCTCCCAAGGATAATGCTCAGTGAGGATGTCAGCGGATCGACCATTGGGATAATGTTCGCAGCCGCGGGGGTCGCCCTCGGACTGCTGCAACCGTTCTGGGGGAAGGTATCCGACATAGTCGGCAGAATCCCGGTCATGGCCTATGGAGTCTTCAGCATATTTGGCATAGTGGTCATGCTCGTCTTCTTCCCGGATGCGGCCTTCGATATCACCGACGAAGGCGTCGATTTCAAGCTGCTCGGGATGATACCACTGGCAATCATGGGCCTAGGCGCGGGAGCGTTCGTCCCCGCAGCTCTTGCGCTCATGGCAGACACATCTGACGTGGAATGCTACGGAGCCACCATGGGACTGTACTCGTTCGCGCTCGGGTTCGGAGCATTCATCGCAGAGGGGATGGGCCTAGGGATAATCATCGCCAGCAGAGGTGAGAGCGCTCCGACTTGGCTGCTCTATTTCGCAGCAGCCCTGATAGGTCTCGCCGTAGTATTGATGGTGTCCTTCTTCATGACAACTATCATAAAGAAGTGCCTGGTGAAGGCCCGAGATGAGGGCCCATGA
- a CDS encoding RNA 3'-terminal phosphate cyclase, whose protein sequence is MIEVDGSHGEGGGQILRTSIALSSVLNEPVKIINIRAKRSTPGLAPSHVTSIEAVAQIADAEVDGLYHRSKEIMFKPGQLTGGDYEFDVGTAGSVSLVVQSCLLPAILSKSRTGLTVTGGTDVRWSPPIDFMRLVHLPMLQKFGPTFDIDTSARGFYPEGGGKVRVEIFPATKLSPAVLNSQGKVMSIEGIAYAQNLPEHVVSRMKHSALKRLLDFREVRIESDLRKGRSTGAGIVVSASCANTVLGASALGAKGVKSEVLGEDCAADLLETIGSGATVDEHMLDQILPYMALAGAGSIVLTEELTDHARTNIWVIERFLGKKFDVTQKDGLTEIRTI, encoded by the coding sequence ATGATAGAGGTTGACGGCTCACACGGTGAGGGCGGAGGACAGATACTCCGCACATCCATCGCCTTGTCATCCGTCCTCAACGAGCCAGTGAAGATCATTAACATCCGAGCGAAGAGGTCGACCCCGGGGCTCGCGCCATCGCATGTTACGAGCATCGAGGCCGTGGCCCAGATCGCAGACGCGGAAGTCGATGGACTCTACCACAGGTCCAAAGAGATAATGTTCAAACCTGGGCAGCTTACGGGCGGGGATTATGAATTCGATGTTGGCACCGCAGGAAGCGTCTCACTGGTGGTCCAGAGCTGCTTGTTGCCGGCGATCCTATCCAAATCGCGGACAGGGCTGACGGTCACGGGAGGGACGGATGTAAGGTGGTCTCCACCAATCGATTTCATGAGACTTGTGCATCTCCCCATGCTGCAGAAGTTCGGGCCGACCTTCGACATCGATACATCTGCTCGCGGGTTCTATCCAGAAGGCGGAGGGAAGGTAAGAGTTGAGATATTCCCGGCCACAAAGTTGAGCCCGGCCGTGCTGAACTCTCAAGGCAAGGTAATGTCAATCGAAGGCATCGCATATGCCCAGAACCTACCGGAGCACGTCGTCTCCAGAATGAAACACTCCGCCCTCAAGCGACTCCTGGATTTCAGAGAAGTGAGGATCGAATCTGACCTTAGAAAGGGCCGCAGCACTGGCGCGGGAATCGTGGTATCGGCAAGTTGCGCGAACACTGTGTTGGGCGCATCGGCATTAGGGGCCAAAGGGGTCAAGTCTGAAGTGCTGGGAGAGGATTGCGCGGCTGACCTTCTCGAAACCATCGGGTCCGGCGCGACAGTCGATGAGCATATGCTGGACCAGATACTGCCATACATGGCACTTGCAGGGGCTGGCTCCATAGTGCTCACTGAAGAGCTGACCGATCACGCAAGGACCAACATATGGGTCATCGAGAGATTCCTTGGAAAGAAGTTCGATGTGACACAGAAGGACGGCCTCACGGAGATAAGGACCATCTAG
- a CDS encoding PAC2 family protein: MDRNDIKIYEFKRVDLRGATIIDGFPSVGLVSSIAANYLIKVLEMEHIGIMDSVHFPTVSLIRDAIPLSPVRIYAGKKEKSGDRIVAFISEFQAPPNLIRPISNAIVDWAIAQKCKMIVSPEGLVVDPELRDSADISDVVFGIASSVRGREMLKQHGIQSFEEGVISGVAGILLNEGRKRDFDVITLLAEAHPDFPDAKAAALVLEAIDDLLLGIDFDAKPLFEEAQRIEEHIREIQKQTTTQSGEKRPIRPSMYG, from the coding sequence ATGGACAGGAACGACATCAAGATCTACGAGTTCAAGCGGGTCGACCTCAGGGGCGCAACCATCATAGATGGTTTCCCCAGCGTCGGCCTTGTCAGTTCCATTGCAGCAAACTACCTGATCAAGGTCTTGGAGATGGAGCACATAGGCATCATGGATTCGGTCCATTTCCCGACAGTGTCTCTCATACGCGATGCGATCCCTCTCAGCCCAGTGCGCATATACGCGGGGAAGAAGGAGAAGAGCGGGGACCGGATAGTGGCTTTCATATCTGAGTTCCAGGCCCCCCCGAACCTCATAAGGCCGATCTCCAATGCGATCGTTGATTGGGCAATAGCTCAGAAATGCAAGATGATTGTCTCGCCGGAGGGGCTCGTTGTGGATCCCGAGCTCAGGGATAGCGCCGATATCTCTGACGTCGTCTTCGGCATCGCGAGTTCGGTTAGGGGACGCGAGATGCTGAAGCAGCATGGTATCCAGTCCTTTGAGGAGGGCGTGATATCAGGAGTCGCTGGCATCCTGCTGAACGAGGGTAGGAAGAGGGATTTCGATGTGATTACCCTTCTGGCCGAGGCCCATCCTGACTTCCCCGATGCAAAGGCCGCCGCCCTGGTCCTCGAGGCCATAGACGATCTCCTCCTTGGGATAGACTTTGACGCAAAGCCTCTTTTCGAGGAGGCTCAGAGGATCGAGGAGCATATAAGGGAGATCCAGAAGCAGACGACTACCCAGAGTGGTGAGAAGAGACCCATTAGACCAAGCATGTACGGCTAG